In Silene latifolia isolate original U9 population chromosome 3, ASM4854445v1, whole genome shotgun sequence, a single window of DNA contains:
- the LOC141649581 gene encoding uncharacterized protein LOC141649581 — MFKELYTDGNGLAHYSVSIGYKWLKPDGEKVPWYQWVLNRWIIPKHAFLCWPVAHQRLLTQDRLFRMKIITSNRCLLCGTQEENHNHLFFECYYSKQCIQCISGWCNIKLPDTKCIQWMINWRQPSACKKMVTAVILACLMYQIWQMRNTSRVHGFIWRPTVLVDRVKHEVKIRLRHCDIKTRNANGLDWIDHLQKA; from the coding sequence ATGTTTAAAGAGCTTTATACTGATGGGAATGGATTAGCACACTATTCTGTTAGTATTGGTTACAAATGGTTGAAACCTGATGGAGAGAAAGTTCCTTGGTACCAATGGGTTCTTAACAGATGGATTATTCCTAAACATGCCTTCCTGTGTTGGCCAGTGGCTCATCAGAGGCTACTCACGCAGGACAGGTTGTTCAGGATGAAAATTATTACTAGCAACAGATGCCTTTTGTGTGGCACTCAGGAAGAGAATCATAATCATCTCTTTTTTGAATGCTATTATAGCAAACAGTGTATTCAGTGTATCAGTGGCTGGTGTAACATAAAGCTACCTGACACAAAGTGTATCCAGTGGATGATTAATTGGAGGCAGCCTTCTGCTTGCAAGAAGATGGTGACTGCTGTGATCTTAGCTTGCTTGATGTACCAGATATGGCAGATGAGGAATACCAGCAGGGTGCATGGATTTATTTGGAGACCAACAGTTCTTGTTGACAGGGTGAAGCATGAAGTTAAGATTAGACTTAGACATTGTGATATTAAAACTCGAAATGCAAATGGATTAGACTGGATTGATCATCTTCAGAAGGCCTAA
- the LOC141647914 gene encoding exocyst complex component EXO70A1-like: MGVPMHQPSSTTTTSMDTLSLKAASMRESLLKSQTITDSIVSILGSFDHRLSSLETAMRPTQIRTHSIRRATENIDKTLKSAEVILSQFDLSRQAEAKVLKGPHEDLESYLEAIDQLRNIIRFFVGCKGFRNSEGVVNHVNSLLSKAVLKLEEEFKQLLSLYSKPVEPDRLFECLPNSMRPSPDSHGDNADLGSKSHGDSKISENAVYTPPALIPPRILPLLHNLAQQMVQAGHHQQVLKIYRDTRSSVLEQSLRKLGVEKLSKEDVQKMQWEVLEAKIGNWIHFMRIAVKLLFAAERKVCDQMYEGLDSLRDQSFADVTSSSVELLLSFGDAIAKSKRSPEKLFVLLDMYEIMRELHSEIDSLFGGKACTDMREAAFGLTKRLAQTAQETFGDFEEAVEKDATKTAVADGTVHPLTSYVINYVKFLFDYQSTLKQLFQEFEQSQDANSQLASVTMRIMQALQTNLDGKSKQYRDPALTHLFLMNNIHYIVRSVRRSEAKDLLGDDWVQRHRRVVQQHANQYKRIAWAKILQSLSAQGLTSSGGGGSSGAPADGGNSSGASRALIKDRLKTFNVQFEELHQRQSQWTVPDTELRESLRLAVAEVLLPAYRSFIKRFGNLVESGKNAQKYIRYTPEDLERMLGEFFEGKTLNEPKR, encoded by the exons ATGGGTGTTCCAATGCACCaaccatcatcaacaacaacaacatcaatggATACACTAAGCTTGAAAGCAGCATCCATGAGAGAATCCTTGCTTAAAAGCCAAACTATTACTGATAGTATTGTCTCCATTTTAGGCTCTTTTGATCATCGTCTTTCTTCCCTCGAAACCGCTATGCGTCCTACTCAG ATACGGACCCATTCTATACGCCGAGCTACGGAGAATATTGACAAGACTTTGAAGTCTGCTGAAGTTATTTTGTCTCAGTTTGACCTTAGTCGTCAG GCTGAGGCCAAAGTATTGAAAGGGCCACATGAAGATTTGGAGAGCTACTTGGAAGCTATTGATCAGCTTAGAAACATCATTCGGTTTTTTGTTGGTTGTAAAGGGTTCAGAAACAGTGAAGGGGTGGTCAACCATGTAAACAGTTTGTTGTCTAAGGCTGTGCTTAAGCTGGAGGAGGAATTTAAACAATTGTTATCATTGTACAG TAAGCCTGTTGAGCCAGATCGACTTTTTGAATGCCTTCCAAATTCAATGCGTCCTTCACCTGATTCACATGGAGACAATGCCGATCTTGGTTCTAAGAGTCACGGTGATTCTAAAATCTCAGAGAATGCAGTTTACACACCTCCGGCCTTGATACCTCCTCGAATACTTCCGTTGTTGCATAATTTAGCTCAACAAATGGTGCAAGCTGGACATCATCAGCAAGTACTCAAAATTTACAG GGATACACGTTCTTCAGTTCTTGAGCAAAGCTTGCGAAAACTAGGAGTAGAAAAGCTTAGTAAGGAAGATGTACAAAAAATGCAGTGGGAAGTTCTTGAAGCCAAGATTGGGAACTGGATCCATTTCATGCGGATTGCT GTCAAACTTCTTTTTGCTGCTGAGCGAAAAGTATGTGATCAGATGTATGAAGGCCTTGATTCTTTAAGGGATCAATCTTTCGCTGATGTTACATCCAGCAGTGTTGAACTGCTACTTAGTTTTGGAGATGCAATAGCCAAGAGCAAGAGGTCCCCAGAGAAGCTCTTTGTGTTGCTTGACATGTATGAAATAATGCGAGAATTGCATTCAGAG ATTGATTCACTTTTTGGAGGAAAAGCTTGCACAGATATGCGAGAAGCTGCTTTTGGTCTGACAAAGCGTCTTGCACAGACTGCCCAAGAAACCTTTGGTGATTTTGAAGAAGCTGTTGAAAAGGATGCAACGAAAACGGCTGTAGCTGATGGAACTGTTCACCCTCTGACAAGCTACGTGATCAATTATGTCAAGTTTCTGTTTGA CTATCAATCAACCTTGAAGCAACTATTCCAGGAGTTTGAGCAGTCACAAGATGCAAATTCCCAGCTTGCGAGCGTGACTATGAGGATAATGCAGGCTCTTCAGACCAATCTTGATGGGAAGTCCAAACAGTATAGAGACCCTGCTTTAACTCACTTGTTTTTGATGAATAATATTCACTATATCGTGAGATCAGTGCGAAG ATCTGAAGCAAAAGACCTATTGGGTGATgactgggttcaaaggcacagaAGAGTTGTTCAGCAACATGCAAATCAGTATAAAAGAATTGCTTGGGCTAAG ATTTTGCAATCTCTCTCTGCTCAGGGCTTGACGTCATCTGGTGGAGGAGGAAGCAGTGGTGCTCCTGCTGATGGAGGAAATAGCAGTGGAGCCTCAAGAGCATTGATCAAGGATAG GCTAAAGACATTCAATGTGCAATTTGAAGAGCTTCACCAAAGACAATCTCAGTGGACTGTGCCTGACACTGAGTTGCGTGAATCTCTAAGACTTGCAGTTGCTGAAGTATTGCTTCCTGCTTACAGATCATTCATCAAACGTTTCGG GAATCTTGTCGAGAGCGGGAAGAACGCTCAGAAATACATTCGATACACTCCAGAAGATTTGGAAAGGATGCTGGGTGAGTTCTTTGAGGGAAAGACCCTTAATGAACCAAAGAGGTAG
- the LOC141647915 gene encoding uncharacterized protein LOC141647915 — MKVLGTVNLITQLNSFASLPRNISFVSQASFPFPGGMAQVSDNNHKEKNEENNNSKGSKLRYSDSIMPHLLNLYGERPRAGDFEIYADNATFEDPLMCAHGVKQIKSAFYTMPKIFSESGIVEYNIKEEIISPGKHEILIDNKQHYKFWGRNIDMISLIVLLVEDGKVVRHEDRWDKKPLRNRENLPVLGRILEMSRRGSMLATHVLMGFGKDPFS; from the exons ATGAAAGTTTTGGGAACTGTGAACTTGATCACCCAACTAAACAGCTTTGCTTCATTGCCAAGAAACATCTCTTTTGTTTCTCAAGCTTCATTTCCCTTCCcag GTGGTATGGCTCAAGTGAGTGACAATAATCATAAAGAGAAGAATGAGGAGAACAATAATTCAAAGGGATCTAAACTACGTTACTCAGATTCTATTATGCCCCATCTTCTCAATCT ATATGGGGAGCGGCCGAGAGCAGGGGATTTTGAGATTTATGCAGACAATGCAACCTTTGAAGATCCACTCATGTGTGCTCATGG GGTGAAGCAAATCAAATCAGCCTTCTATACGATGCCTAAG ATTTTCAGTGAATCCGGAATTGTAGAGTACAATATCAAAGAAGAAATAATTTCACCGGGAAAGCACGAG ATTCTGATTGACAACAAGCAACACTACAAATTTTGGGGAAGAAATATCGATATGATATCACTTATCGTACTCTTGGTTGAAGACGGTAAAGTTGTACGCCATGAGGATAG ATGGGACAAGAAACCTCTAAGAAACAGGGAGAATTTGCCAGTATTGGGGAGAATACTAGAGATGAGTCGTAGAGGTTCAATGCTAGCTACTCATGTCTTGATGGGCTTTGGCAAAGATCCTTTTTCCTGA